In Holophagales bacterium, one DNA window encodes the following:
- a CDS encoding ABC transporter ATP-binding protein — MLELVGLSKQYRGGPLALDRIDLSMHAGVLGLLGPNGAGKTTLLSILATVQRPSSGTFRWRDVDGLADPQAVRRDLGYLPQDFGLYDHLTAREFLRYVGRLKGLSGALLAGRVDEMLELVNLRGAATRRLGTFSGGMRQRVGIAQALLADPRLLIVDEPTVGLDPEERVRFRNLLAEVARDRVVLLSTHIVSDVEAVATQIAILIAGRLLACESPDELLRRAARHVFRASVTPQELPALAARLAVSGLVRRADSVTLRYVTDDAAAAGVSGAEVVEPTLEDAYLLLRGRSATASGTRSAA; from the coding sequence ATGCTCGAACTGGTGGGGCTCAGCAAACAGTACCGCGGAGGACCGTTGGCGCTCGACCGGATCGACCTGTCGATGCACGCGGGTGTGCTCGGCCTGCTCGGGCCGAACGGCGCCGGCAAGACGACGCTGCTCTCCATCCTCGCCACGGTCCAGCGACCGAGCAGCGGCACCTTCCGCTGGCGCGACGTCGATGGCCTCGCCGATCCGCAGGCGGTGCGGCGCGACCTCGGCTACCTGCCCCAGGACTTCGGACTCTACGACCATCTGACAGCGCGTGAGTTCCTGCGCTACGTCGGCCGGCTCAAGGGTCTCTCGGGGGCGCTCCTCGCGGGGCGCGTCGACGAGATGCTCGAGCTCGTCAACCTGCGGGGCGCGGCGACGCGCCGGCTCGGCACCTTCTCCGGCGGCATGCGCCAGCGCGTCGGCATCGCCCAGGCGCTGCTCGCCGACCCGCGCCTCCTGATCGTCGACGAGCCCACCGTCGGCCTCGACCCGGAGGAGCGCGTGCGCTTCCGCAACCTGCTCGCCGAAGTGGCGCGCGATCGCGTCGTGCTGCTGTCGACGCACATCGTCTCCGACGTCGAGGCGGTGGCGACGCAGATCGCCATCCTCATCGCCGGACGTCTCCTCGCTTGCGAGAGCCCGGACGAGCTGCTCCGCCGCGCGGCGAGACACGTCTTCCGGGCCTCCGTCACGCCACAGGAGCTGCCGGCGCTCGCCGCCCGCCTGGCGGTCTCCGGGCTGGTGCGCCGTGCCGACTCGGTGACGTTGCGCTACGTCACCGACGACGCGGCGGCCGCCGGCGTCTCCGGGGCCGAGGTCGTCGAGCCCACCCTCGAGGATGCGTATCTGCTGCTGCGCGGCCGCTCCGCGACCGCTTCGGGCACGCGGAGCGCCGCATGA
- a CDS encoding DUF3788 family protein, which produces MALSVFDDKACPPDPAELTRVLGPAASAWHELVAATTRDHGPLEEVWSFAGPSFGWSLRLKQKKRVVLYLTPQAGRFLVGMALGEKAVAAAGRELPAPVLALLDAAPRYAEGRGLRLPVVALADLPAVLHLAAAKMRR; this is translated from the coding sequence ATGGCGCTCAGTGTCTTCGACGACAAGGCCTGTCCACCCGACCCAGCGGAGCTGACGCGCGTCCTCGGTCCGGCCGCTTCGGCCTGGCATGAGCTCGTCGCCGCGACGACGCGCGACCACGGTCCGCTCGAAGAGGTCTGGAGCTTCGCCGGGCCGTCCTTCGGCTGGTCGCTCCGGCTCAAGCAGAAGAAGCGGGTCGTGCTCTACCTGACGCCCCAGGCGGGCCGGTTCCTGGTCGGCATGGCGCTCGGCGAGAAGGCGGTCGCCGCCGCCGGTCGCGAGCTGCCGGCCCCGGTGCTGGCGCTCCTCGACGCGGCACCCCGCTATGCCGAGGGCCGCGGCCTCCGCCTGCCCGTCGTCGCCCTCGCGGACCTCCCGGCCGTGCTGCATCTCGCCGCCGCGAAGATGCGTCGGTGA
- a CDS encoding glycosyltransferase family 39 protein yields the protein MDRGLSRSREIELDRTGPLLRWGVPGLVAVFHLATSSGYGIFRDELYYLACGEHPAWGYVDHPPLAPLLAAAVRATLGTSTLALRLLPALAAALFVALAGSLAVGLGGRRPARLLAQLGAATAPVFLSLFGIFSMNAFDLLFWASALRLLVELLDDGPPELWLAFGLVAGVGLQNKVSMLFLGFGTVVGLLLGGRRDLLATRWPWLGGGIAALVFLPHLLWQRAHGWPTLEFMENARRLKNVALDPLTFLAEQFRIMGPATAVLWVSGLVYLLSGLQMRRFRPLGWGYLAVLGVMLVTAAKPYYLAAAYAPLIAAGAVGVEHLSLYFGRRILRFAVALVVVGANLALAPFAKAILPVESFVRYSTALGVRPGTDERHEIGRLPQFFADQIGWRELAETVAAVHRALPAEEREHACVFAQNYGQAGAIDLYGPSLGLPKAISAHNSYWLWGPRACSGEVVIVIGDRRQRLEELFADVQLGATYRCSDCMPYEAEKPIWIVRHGKVPIADLWPRIRSFI from the coding sequence ATGGATCGAGGGCTGTCGCGGAGCCGGGAGATCGAGCTCGATCGCACCGGCCCGCTCCTGCGCTGGGGTGTCCCCGGGCTGGTCGCCGTCTTCCACCTCGCAACCTCGTCCGGTTACGGGATCTTCCGCGACGAGCTCTACTACCTGGCCTGCGGCGAGCATCCTGCCTGGGGCTACGTCGATCACCCGCCGCTCGCGCCGCTGCTGGCGGCAGCGGTGCGCGCGACGCTCGGCACGTCGACGCTGGCGCTGCGACTGCTTCCGGCGCTCGCCGCCGCTCTCTTCGTCGCGCTCGCCGGCTCGCTCGCCGTCGGCCTCGGGGGGCGCCGCCCGGCGCGGCTGCTCGCCCAGCTCGGCGCGGCGACCGCCCCGGTCTTCCTCTCGCTCTTCGGCATTTTCTCGATGAACGCCTTCGACCTGCTCTTCTGGGCCTCGGCGTTGCGCCTTCTGGTCGAGTTGCTCGACGACGGTCCCCCCGAGCTCTGGCTGGCCTTCGGGCTCGTTGCCGGAGTCGGCTTGCAGAACAAGGTGAGCATGTTGTTCCTGGGGTTCGGCACCGTCGTCGGGTTGCTGCTCGGCGGACGCCGCGACCTCCTGGCGACTCGCTGGCCCTGGCTCGGTGGCGGCATCGCCGCGCTCGTCTTCCTGCCGCACCTGCTCTGGCAGCGGGCACACGGCTGGCCGACGCTGGAGTTCATGGAGAACGCCCGGCGGCTGAAGAACGTGGCGCTCGACCCGCTGACCTTCCTCGCCGAGCAGTTCCGCATCATGGGGCCGGCGACCGCCGTGCTCTGGGTCTCCGGTCTCGTCTACCTGCTCTCCGGCCTTCAGATGCGACGTTTCCGACCGCTCGGCTGGGGCTACCTCGCGGTGCTCGGCGTGATGCTGGTCACCGCGGCGAAGCCGTACTACCTTGCTGCGGCTTACGCGCCGTTGATCGCCGCCGGGGCGGTCGGCGTCGAGCACCTGAGCCTCTACTTCGGGCGACGGATCCTGCGCTTCGCGGTGGCGCTGGTCGTCGTCGGCGCCAACCTCGCGCTGGCGCCGTTTGCCAAGGCCATCCTGCCGGTCGAGAGCTTTGTGCGCTATTCGACGGCGCTCGGGGTCCGGCCCGGGACCGACGAGCGCCACGAGATCGGTCGTCTGCCGCAGTTCTTCGCCGACCAGATCGGTTGGCGCGAGCTGGCCGAGACGGTCGCCGCGGTGCATCGCGCGCTTCCTGCCGAAGAGCGCGAGCACGCCTGCGTCTTCGCGCAGAACTACGGTCAGGCCGGTGCGATCGACCTCTACGGTCCGTCCCTCGGGCTGCCGAAGGCGATCTCCGCCCACAACAGCTACTGGCTCTGGGGGCCGCGCGCCTGCAGCGGCGAGGTGGTGATCGTCATCGGCGACCGGCGGCAGCGGCTCGAGGAGCTCTTCGCCGACGTGCAGCTCGGCGCCACCTACCGTTGCAGCGACTGCATGCCGTACGAGGCGGAGAAGCCGATCTGGATCGTGCGCCACGGCAAGGTGCCGATCGCCGATCTCTGGCCGCGAATCCGCAGCTTCATCTGA
- a CDS encoding acyl-CoA thioesterase, giving the protein MEANPLAGFPSTMEIRVAWGEMDALGHVNNTVYFRWFESARVAFFERLGWMEIAARTGVGPILHSTSIRYRLPVTYPDTLVIGLRARELAFDRFLTEYLVWSTAQRAVVAEGNGVVVSFDYRTQRKTALPEAVRQSILDQDPEAAGA; this is encoded by the coding sequence ATGGAAGCAAATCCTCTCGCGGGTTTTCCGTCGACCATGGAGATCCGCGTCGCCTGGGGGGAGATGGACGCCCTCGGCCACGTCAACAACACCGTCTACTTCCGCTGGTTCGAAAGCGCCCGGGTGGCCTTCTTCGAGCGCCTCGGCTGGATGGAGATCGCGGCGCGCACGGGAGTCGGCCCGATCCTCCATTCGACGTCGATCCGCTACCGGCTTCCGGTGACCTATCCCGACACGCTCGTCATCGGCCTGCGGGCGCGCGAGCTCGCGTTCGACCGCTTCCTCACCGAGTACCTCGTCTGGAGCACGGCGCAGCGTGCGGTCGTGGCCGAGGGCAACGGGGTCGTCGTCTCCTTCGACTACCGCACGCAGCGCAAGACCGCCCTTCCCGAAGCCGTGCGGCAGTCGATCCTCGACCAGGATCCCGAGGCCGCCGGCGCCTGA
- a CDS encoding class IV adenylate cyclase, which yields MPRNVEIKARIGDIAALTARVAAIATDGPQEIVQDDTFFACPHGRLKLRAFAHDDGQLIFYRRADAAGPTESFFVLTPTTSPDRLRDTLAHACGVTGRVRKRRTLYLVGRTRVHLDEVEGLGDFLELEVVLRDDEATGDGVAEAHALLERLGIERTALVERAYVDLLQEAR from the coding sequence ATGCCCCGCAACGTCGAGATCAAGGCCCGGATCGGCGACATCGCCGCGCTGACCGCCCGAGTCGCGGCAATCGCCACCGACGGGCCGCAGGAGATCGTCCAGGACGATACATTCTTCGCCTGCCCCCACGGCCGCTTGAAGCTCCGCGCCTTCGCGCACGACGACGGGCAGTTGATCTTCTATCGCCGCGCGGACGCTGCGGGGCCGACGGAGTCGTTCTTCGTCCTCACGCCGACGACCTCGCCCGACCGCCTGCGCGACACCCTCGCGCACGCCTGCGGCGTCACCGGCAGGGTGCGCAAGCGGCGCACGCTCTATCTCGTCGGTCGCACACGGGTGCACCTCGACGAGGTCGAAGGGCTGGGCGACTTCCTCGAGCTCGAAGTGGTGCTGCGCGACGACGAGGCGACGGGCGACGGCGTCGCCGAAGCCCACGCCCTGCTCGAGCGTCTCGGCATCGAGCGCACCGCTCTCGTCGAGCGCGCCTACGTCGACCTGTTGCAGGAGGCGCGATGA
- a CDS encoding DUF3052 family protein → MSAAPSAGYSGTPLARKLGVREGCRLWTGNAPAAYRDWLAPLPPGVQFVAQLDAAVDLAHLFTAGRAELDAALRHARQVLAPTAVLWISWPKKSSKLPSEVTEETIRELALPLGFVDVKVCAVDEVWSGLKLVVRRELR, encoded by the coding sequence ATGAGCGCGGCGCCGAGCGCCGGCTACTCCGGCACGCCGCTCGCCCGCAAGCTGGGGGTCCGCGAGGGTTGCCGCCTCTGGACGGGGAACGCACCCGCGGCGTATCGCGACTGGCTCGCCCCGCTGCCGCCCGGCGTGCAGTTCGTCGCGCAGCTCGACGCGGCGGTCGACCTCGCCCACCTCTTCACCGCCGGCCGCGCCGAGCTCGACGCGGCGCTGCGCCACGCCCGCCAGGTCCTCGCCCCCACCGCGGTGCTCTGGATCTCCTGGCCGAAGAAGAGCTCGAAGCTACCGAGCGAGGTGACGGAGGAGACGATCCGCGAGCTCGCACTGCCGCTCGGCTTCGTCGACGTCAAGGTCTGCGCCGTCGACGAGGTCTGGTCGGGCCTCAAGCTGGTCGTGCGGCGCGAGCTGCGCTGA
- the acs gene encoding acetate--CoA ligase, whose product MAEDPSQEPVPDLQLSETQQAAIAKLANDEIVIKPPIRLAREAYLANDEIERAAALADPDVFWAERARAIEWMEPFHTVCQFDPPHHQWFLGGKLNATVNCLDRHVYSDRRNKAALLWVGEDGEEHAYTYNRLYREVNRFGNALKRLGVVKGDRVIIYMPLVPEGIVTMLACARIGAIHSVVFAGMGTQALRSRIVDSGAKVIVASDFTFRRGKKIALKPTIDEAVRDLTFVEHVIVHRRGSRPGDAPVAFDSERECDFYDIQQAREIHCHPEPMDAEDPLFILYTSGTTGKPKGVVHTTGGYMVGVTYLARAFYQITERDIYWSTSDIGWIVGHSFIVYGPLSVGATVFCREGVPDYPSPEVTWELVERFGINLMFTAPTALRMWMSHGEEAPKRFDLSRLRLLACAGEPLNPEAHLWAQKHLVGQGNGLVVDNFWQTEVAGPVLGTLPTFEVRPGKAGKPLPGVVADVVDRDGKSLPDGHGGLLVIRQPLPYMLRTVWGDDDRYQQYWRQVPGCYAAGDIAVRDRDGYFAVLGRADDVMNVAGHRIGTAEVESSLLRHPSVAESAVIGLPDPVKGERIKAFVVLKPGQSEGPGLIGSLKDHVRQDLGPIAQPSDIEIRPSLPKTRSGKIVRRYLKSQELGEDPGDLSTLAD is encoded by the coding sequence ATGGCCGAGGATCCGTCCCAAGAGCCCGTCCCTGACCTGCAGCTCAGCGAAACGCAGCAGGCTGCGATCGCCAAGCTGGCGAACGACGAGATCGTCATCAAGCCGCCGATCCGCCTGGCGCGCGAGGCCTACCTCGCCAACGACGAGATCGAGCGTGCCGCAGCGCTCGCCGACCCGGACGTCTTCTGGGCCGAACGTGCCCGCGCCATCGAGTGGATGGAGCCGTTCCACACCGTCTGCCAGTTCGACCCGCCGCACCACCAGTGGTTCCTCGGCGGCAAGCTGAACGCCACGGTGAACTGCCTCGACCGCCACGTCTACTCCGACCGCCGCAACAAGGCCGCGCTCCTCTGGGTCGGCGAGGACGGCGAAGAGCACGCCTACACCTACAACCGCCTCTACCGCGAGGTGAACCGCTTCGGCAACGCGCTGAAGCGCCTCGGCGTGGTCAAGGGCGACCGGGTGATCATCTACATGCCGCTGGTGCCCGAGGGGATCGTCACCATGCTCGCCTGCGCGCGCATCGGCGCCATCCACTCGGTGGTCTTCGCCGGCATGGGCACGCAGGCGCTGCGTTCGCGCATCGTCGACTCGGGCGCCAAGGTGATCGTCGCCAGCGACTTCACCTTCCGTCGCGGCAAGAAGATCGCGCTCAAGCCGACGATCGACGAGGCGGTGCGCGACCTGACCTTCGTCGAGCACGTCATCGTCCACCGCCGCGGCTCGCGGCCGGGCGACGCGCCGGTGGCGTTCGACAGCGAGCGCGAGTGCGACTTCTACGACATCCAGCAGGCGCGCGAGATCCACTGCCACCCCGAGCCGATGGACGCCGAGGACCCGCTCTTCATCCTCTACACCTCGGGGACCACCGGCAAGCCCAAGGGTGTCGTGCACACCACCGGCGGCTACATGGTCGGCGTGACCTATCTGGCGCGCGCCTTCTACCAGATCACCGAGCGCGACATCTACTGGAGCACCTCGGACATCGGCTGGATCGTCGGCCACTCGTTCATCGTCTACGGGCCGCTCTCGGTCGGCGCCACCGTCTTCTGCCGCGAGGGGGTGCCGGACTACCCGTCGCCCGAGGTGACCTGGGAGCTCGTCGAGCGCTTCGGCATCAACCTTATGTTCACCGCGCCGACCGCTCTGCGCATGTGGATGAGCCACGGCGAGGAGGCACCGAAGCGCTTCGACCTCTCGCGCCTGCGCCTGCTCGCCTGCGCCGGCGAGCCGCTCAACCCGGAGGCGCACCTCTGGGCCCAGAAGCACCTCGTCGGCCAGGGCAACGGCCTGGTGGTCGACAACTTCTGGCAGACCGAAGTCGCCGGCCCGGTGCTCGGCACGCTCCCGACCTTCGAGGTGCGGCCCGGCAAGGCCGGCAAGCCGCTCCCCGGCGTGGTCGCCGACGTCGTCGATCGCGACGGCAAGTCGCTGCCGGACGGGCACGGCGGGCTCCTGGTGATCCGCCAGCCGCTCCCCTACATGTTGCGCACCGTCTGGGGCGACGACGATCGCTACCAGCAGTACTGGCGCCAGGTGCCAGGCTGCTACGCCGCCGGCGACATCGCGGTGCGCGATCGCGACGGCTACTTCGCCGTGCTCGGGAGAGCCGACGACGTGATGAACGTCGCCGGCCACCGCATCGGCACCGCCGAGGTGGAGAGCTCGCTGCTGCGCCACCCGTCGGTCGCCGAGAGTGCGGTCATCGGCCTGCCCGACCCGGTCAAGGGCGAGCGGATCAAGGCCTTCGTCGTCCTCAAGCCCGGCCAGTCCGAAGGGCCCGGCCTCATCGGCAGCCTGAAGGACCATGTCCGCCAGGACCTCGGGCCGATCGCCCAACCCTCCGACATCGAGATTCGCCCGAGCCTGCCGAAGACCCGCTCCGGCAAGATCGTGCGCCGCTACCTCAAGTCCCAGGAGCTCGGCGAGGACCCGGGCGACCTCTCGACGCTCGCCGACTGA
- a CDS encoding GNAT family N-acetyltransferase, with product MRLRIRPYEPEDACELAAAVAESQPELYRWMDWAHPGYSLDDAARWLAERPRLFRQGSEYEHAVFVTLDDGVERYAGGCAVNLIRPAEGIANLGYWVRSSLAGRGIATGAARLLVELARNSTDLRQLEIVCASGNHASRRVAAKLGAVDTGPVAARLMIHGRPHEAFVYRLDLR from the coding sequence ATGCGCCTTCGCATTCGCCCCTACGAACCGGAGGACGCCTGCGAGCTGGCCGCCGCGGTGGCCGAATCGCAGCCCGAGCTCTACCGCTGGATGGACTGGGCCCACCCCGGCTACTCGCTCGACGACGCCGCCCGCTGGCTCGCCGAACGCCCGCGTCTCTTCCGCCAGGGCTCGGAGTACGAGCATGCCGTCTTCGTCACGCTCGACGACGGCGTCGAGCGATACGCCGGAGGCTGCGCCGTCAATCTGATCCGTCCGGCGGAAGGCATCGCCAACCTCGGCTACTGGGTGCGCAGCTCGCTCGCCGGACGCGGCATCGCCACCGGCGCAGCGCGCCTGCTGGTGGAGCTGGCCCGCAACTCCACCGACCTGCGCCAGCTCGAGATCGTCTGTGCTTCCGGCAACCACGCCAGCCGGCGCGTCGCCGCGAAGCTCGGCGCGGTCGACACCGGCCCCGTCGCCGCACGCCTGATGATCCACGGGAGGCCGCACGAGGCCTTCGTCTACCGCCTCGATCTCCGTTGA
- a CDS encoding DUF2911 domain-containing protein: MRRPVLPFAAAALAVAALATTPALAQASGVTLPPSGDNQRAKVVQQMGLVEVSIEYSSPDVHAPDGSDRHGKIWGDLVPFGLADLGYGPCGKECPWRGGANENTVFAVDHDVEIQGKKLPAGRYGLHFIPGPEEWTVIFSKRSTDWGSFFYDPKEDALRVPAKPHKNPYREWLSYEFTDRQLDRATVELQWEDLALPFEIRVPDMIDLYVANLRRELRTGSAFTHAAWLNAARFCLERKVNLPEAETWAEQAVRDAFVGRRTFEALTLLADLQSANGKGDAATKTMAEAIASTTAGPFDIHSYGRRLMRDGKPKEALAVFQLNAKRHPDEWPVQVGLARGYSAVGDLKQALVHARIALKQAPDEVNRKSLEKAVETLSQGKPWS, from the coding sequence ATGCGTCGCCCCGTTCTTCCGTTCGCCGCGGCCGCTCTCGCGGTCGCCGCCCTTGCCACCACCCCGGCCCTCGCCCAGGCGTCGGGGGTCACCCTGCCCCCGTCGGGCGACAACCAGCGCGCCAAGGTCGTCCAGCAGATGGGTCTGGTCGAGGTCTCGATCGAGTATTCGAGCCCCGATGTCCATGCTCCGGACGGCAGCGACCGTCACGGCAAGATCTGGGGCGACCTCGTTCCCTTCGGCCTCGCCGACTTGGGCTACGGCCCCTGCGGCAAGGAGTGTCCCTGGCGCGGCGGCGCCAACGAGAACACGGTCTTCGCCGTCGACCACGACGTCGAGATCCAGGGCAAGAAGCTCCCCGCCGGACGCTACGGACTTCACTTCATCCCGGGCCCCGAGGAGTGGACGGTGATCTTCTCCAAGCGCTCGACCGACTGGGGGAGCTTCTTCTACGACCCGAAGGAGGACGCGCTGCGCGTGCCGGCCAAGCCGCACAAGAACCCCTATCGCGAGTGGCTGAGCTACGAGTTCACCGATCGCCAGCTCGATCGGGCCACGGTCGAATTGCAGTGGGAGGACCTCGCGCTGCCGTTCGAGATTCGCGTCCCCGACATGATCGACCTCTACGTCGCCAATCTCCGTCGCGAGCTGCGGACCGGATCGGCCTTCACCCACGCCGCCTGGCTCAACGCCGCTCGTTTCTGCCTCGAGCGCAAGGTCAACCTCCCCGAGGCCGAGACCTGGGCGGAGCAGGCGGTGCGCGACGCCTTCGTCGGCCGGCGGACGTTCGAAGCCCTCACGCTCCTCGCCGACCTGCAGAGCGCCAACGGCAAGGGCGACGCGGCCACGAAGACGATGGCCGAGGCAATCGCCAGCACCACCGCCGGCCCCTTCGACATCCACAGCTACGGGCGTCGCCTGATGCGTGACGGCAAGCCGAAGGAGGCGCTGGCCGTCTTCCAGCTCAACGCCAAGCGCCATCCGGACGAGTGGCCGGTGCAGGTCGGCCTCGCCCGCGGCTACTCCGCCGTCGGCGACCTGAAGCAGGCGCTCGTCCACGCCCGGATCGCCCTCAAGCAGGCGCCGGACGAGGTCAATCGCAAGTCGCTCGAAAAGGCGGTCGAAACGCTGTCGCAGGGCAAGCCCTGGAGCTGA
- a CDS encoding ABC transporter permease, which produces MSAAPHPAAQMLAQASVELRLRLRSPATAIALLLVLALGWWWIPAPDGRAVSLSWKDATGELQTPETGASALGVAGAFLGGFLLMIPAFYLVAGAIRRDRESGLGALLASTPMGKSAYVLGKWLGHCAYLSLLVACAAPLVLFHFAQHGVGAFDAGALLLPLLLFPAPAIPFVAALALAFETTPGLRGRGGLVAAFFALSILLAVVPMQSSGSLDPEARQQAGRALPAFDPAGLATVEQLLVRSLPAGVHSLATGHIIHSTPPRRVPWSGIAWDAALALRRLAMTLWSAPILLWAILRFDRFAPRRPARRPSAARGAVDPTAPVEPSTATHRPYTSLPAGAARPGSRLAIVAEALLVARSARLPLAFAFVASLVGSLLAPAAAQVAAAIALLALAVALAEVGARERIAGTLELVRPLPAIPAVVSLWKGGAAFAVALLAIAPLALRAAFASLAALLAALLGLLFLATFAVGAARLSSSGRLLLGSYLPLGYAASSGLSPADFTGLVTGSSSLVRSALFAVGGVALAALADVVERWRMRG; this is translated from the coding sequence ATGAGCGCGGCGCCCCACCCTGCCGCGCAGATGCTCGCCCAGGCGAGCGTCGAGCTGCGGCTGCGTCTGCGCTCGCCGGCCACGGCGATCGCCCTGCTGCTGGTGCTCGCGCTCGGCTGGTGGTGGATCCCGGCGCCGGACGGTCGCGCCGTGTCGCTCTCCTGGAAGGACGCGACGGGCGAGCTCCAGACGCCGGAGACCGGCGCGAGCGCCCTCGGCGTGGCCGGCGCCTTCCTCGGCGGCTTCCTGCTGATGATCCCGGCCTTCTACCTCGTCGCCGGCGCGATTCGCCGCGATCGCGAGTCGGGGCTCGGCGCCCTGCTCGCCTCGACGCCGATGGGCAAGAGCGCCTACGTGCTCGGCAAGTGGCTCGGCCACTGCGCCTATCTCTCGCTGCTCGTCGCCTGCGCCGCGCCGCTCGTTCTCTTCCACTTCGCGCAGCATGGCGTCGGTGCCTTCGACGCCGGCGCGCTGTTGCTGCCGCTGCTCCTCTTTCCCGCGCCGGCCATCCCGTTCGTCGCCGCGCTCGCCCTCGCCTTCGAGACGACTCCCGGGCTGCGCGGTCGCGGCGGCCTCGTCGCCGCCTTCTTCGCCCTCTCGATCCTGCTCGCGGTGGTGCCGATGCAGTCGAGCGGCAGCCTCGACCCGGAGGCTCGCCAGCAGGCTGGCCGCGCGCTGCCGGCGTTCGATCCCGCCGGTCTCGCCACGGTCGAGCAGCTCCTCGTCCGCTCGCTCCCCGCCGGCGTCCATTCGCTCGCCACCGGCCACATCATCCACTCGACGCCGCCACGGCGTGTCCCCTGGTCGGGCATCGCCTGGGACGCGGCGCTCGCTCTGCGCCGCTTGGCGATGACGCTCTGGTCAGCGCCGATCCTCCTCTGGGCGATCCTGCGCTTCGACCGCTTCGCGCCACGGCGTCCGGCGCGACGCCCCTCCGCGGCGCGAGGTGCGGTCGATCCGACGGCTCCCGTCGAGCCGTCGACGGCGACGCATCGTCCGTACACGTCGCTCCCCGCGGGGGCCGCCCGGCCAGGATCCCGGCTCGCGATCGTCGCCGAAGCGCTCCTTGTCGCGCGGTCGGCGAGGTTGCCGTTGGCCTTCGCCTTCGTCGCCTCGCTCGTCGGCTCGCTGCTCGCGCCGGCGGCGGCACAGGTGGCCGCAGCGATCGCACTGCTCGCTCTCGCCGTCGCGCTCGCCGAGGTCGGGGCACGCGAGCGCATCGCCGGCACGCTCGAGCTCGTCCGGCCGCTGCCGGCGATCCCCGCCGTCGTCTCGCTGTGGAAGGGCGGAGCCGCCTTCGCGGTGGCGCTACTCGCCATCGCCCCGCTCGCGCTTCGTGCGGCATTTGCCTCGCTGGCCGCTCTGCTCGCCGCGCTCCTCGGGCTGCTCTTCCTCGCCACCTTCGCCGTCGGCGCGGCGCGGCTCTCCAGCAGCGGACGTCTCCTGCTCGGCTCTTATCTGCCCCTCGGCTACGCGGCGAGCAGTGGGCTCTCGCCCGCCGACTTCACCGGCCTCGTGACGGGCTCCTCTTCGCTCGTGCGCTCGGCGCTCTTCGCCGTGGGCGGCGTCGCGCTCGCCGCACTCGCCGACGTGGTCGAGCGTTGGCGGATGCGCGGCTGA
- the msrA gene encoding peptide-methionine (S)-S-oxide reductase MsrA, whose translation MARFAGKAVLALLVVTLASPAAFAVSAKATFAGGCFWCMEPPFEKLDGVLSVTSGYTGGTKTNPTYEEVSSGGTGHLESVEILFDPAKVSYEQLLEVFWRNVDPTDGGGQFCDRGEQYRTAIFVHDAAQRSAAEASKAALDAAKRLPGPVVTPILAASAFYPAEEYHQDYWKKNPLRYRYYRGGCGRDERLKELWGSEAGSSLH comes from the coding sequence GTGGCTCGATTCGCAGGGAAGGCCGTTCTCGCATTGCTCGTCGTCACGCTCGCCAGCCCGGCGGCGTTCGCAGTCTCCGCCAAGGCCACGTTCGCCGGCGGTTGCTTCTGGTGCATGGAGCCGCCGTTCGAGAAGCTCGACGGCGTGCTTTCGGTGACGTCCGGCTACACCGGCGGGACGAAGACGAACCCGACCTACGAGGAGGTTTCTTCGGGCGGCACCGGCCACCTCGAATCGGTCGAGATCCTCTTCGATCCGGCCAAGGTGAGCTACGAGCAGTTGCTGGAGGTCTTCTGGCGGAACGTCGACCCGACCGACGGGGGCGGGCAGTTCTGCGATCGCGGCGAGCAGTATCGGACGGCCATCTTCGTCCACGACGCGGCGCAACGCTCCGCCGCCGAGGCGTCGAAGGCCGCGCTCGACGCCGCGAAGCGGCTGCCCGGACCGGTGGTCACGCCGATCCTCGCGGCCTCGGCCTTCTATCCGGCCGAGGAGTACCACCAGGACTACTGGAAGAAGAATCCGCTGCGCTACCGCTACTACCGCGGCGGCTGCGGGCGCGACGAGCGCCTGAAGGAGCTCTGGGGCAGCGAAGCAGGCAGCAGCCTTCACTAG